Proteins encoded within one genomic window of [Enterobacter] lignolyticus SCF1:
- the qseE gene encoding two component system sensor histidine kinase QseE/GlrK, which yields MKRWSLFPRSLRQLVMLSFLLILIPLLVLAWQAWQSLNALSAQAAMTNQTTLIDARRSEAMINAAVEMERSYRQYCVLDDATLATVYQGQRKRYSDMLDAHAGVLPDDKLYQALRNDLDALTQLRCKNSAPEAASAANLDAFAAANSEMVQATRAVVFSRGQQLQQEIAERGRFFGWQALVLFLVSLTLVLLFTRMIIGPVKGIERMINRLGEGKSIGSAVMFTGPRELRSVGQRIIWLSERLSWLESQRHQFLRHLSHELKTPLASMREGTELLADEVVGPLTPEQKEVVSILDGSSRNLQKLIEQLLDYNRKLADTAIELETVEIAPLVEMVISANSLPSRAKMMHTGIRLDAAFCQAEPMLLMSALDNLYSNAVHYGAESGNIYIHSRLQDSRVWIEVANSGTPIPDAEKTLIFEPFYQGSHQRKGAVKGSGLGLSIARDCVRRMKGELRLVDSPSGNVCFRIELPAITADKPTK from the coding sequence TTGAAACGCTGGTCTCTTTTTCCCCGCTCGCTGCGTCAGCTGGTCATGCTGTCGTTTCTGCTGATCCTGATCCCGCTGCTGGTGCTGGCCTGGCAGGCGTGGCAAAGCCTCAACGCCTTAAGCGCCCAGGCGGCGATGACCAACCAGACGACCCTGATCGATGCCAGACGCAGCGAGGCGATGATCAACGCCGCGGTCGAGATGGAGCGCAGCTACCGCCAGTACTGCGTGCTGGATGATGCCACGCTTGCGACGGTGTATCAGGGGCAGCGCAAGCGCTACAGCGACATGCTGGACGCCCATGCGGGCGTTTTGCCGGATGACAAGCTGTACCAGGCGCTACGTAACGATCTGGACGCGCTAACGCAGCTGCGCTGTAAAAACAGCGCCCCGGAAGCAGCCTCGGCGGCGAATCTGGACGCGTTTGCCGCGGCAAACAGCGAGATGGTGCAGGCAACGCGGGCGGTCGTCTTCTCCCGCGGGCAGCAGCTTCAGCAGGAGATTGCCGAACGCGGGCGCTTTTTCGGTTGGCAGGCGCTGGTGCTGTTCCTGGTCAGCCTGACCCTGGTGCTGCTGTTTACCCGGATGATTATCGGCCCGGTGAAGGGCATTGAGCGGATGATAAACCGCCTTGGCGAAGGGAAATCCATCGGCAGCGCCGTGATGTTTACCGGCCCCCGCGAGCTGCGTTCGGTCGGCCAGCGCATCATCTGGCTGAGCGAGCGTCTCTCATGGCTGGAATCGCAGCGGCACCAGTTTTTACGCCATCTTTCCCACGAGCTTAAAACCCCGCTCGCCAGCATGCGCGAAGGCACGGAACTGCTGGCCGACGAGGTCGTTGGCCCGCTGACGCCGGAGCAGAAGGAGGTGGTGTCCATTCTCGATGGCAGCAGCCGCAATCTGCAAAAGCTTATCGAGCAGCTTCTGGACTACAACCGCAAGCTGGCGGATACCGCAATCGAGCTGGAAACCGTTGAAATTGCGCCTCTGGTGGAGATGGTTATCTCGGCAAACAGTTTACCGTCGCGCGCTAAAATGATGCATACTGGCATTAGGCTGGATGCGGCGTTTTGTCAGGCAGAACCCATGCTGCTGATGAGCGCGCTGGACAATCTCTATTCCAACGCGGTGCACTATGGCGCTGAATCCGGTAACATTTATATCCATAGCCGCCTGCAGGATAGCAGGGTGTGGATCGAGGTCGCCAACAGCGGCACGCCCATTCCCGATGCGGAAAAAACCTTAATTTTCGAGCCGTTTTATCAGGGTAGCCACCAACGTAAGGGCGCGGTAAAAGGCAGCGGTCTGGGGCTAAGCATTGCCCGCGACTGCGTACGGCGAATGAAAGGGGAGCTGCGCCTGGTTGATAGCCCATCCGGCAATGTCTGTTTTCGCATTGAATTACCTGCTATCACAGCGGATAAACCCACAAAATGA
- the qseG gene encoding two-component system QseEF-associated lipoprotein QseG, whose protein sequence is MSHSPIAFFSRSARRCRILMSACCLLMAGCSSSALPGQAHSSEEQLPQQQVADFLSTDCADVWALHGEVTEKNPLYWLRGMDCAQRLSPELLRSEARAHDEERWQDAFRRGILLANAKITPVERREMMARLDTFSPQMPAQVRPLYQLWRDGQALQLQLSDERSRYSKLQQSTDGELDTLRQQQQHLRNQLDLTTRKLESLTDIERQLSSRKPSSSHTASEAGQAASADEVKP, encoded by the coding sequence ATGTCCCATAGTCCGATCGCATTTTTTTCCCGGTCCGCGCGGCGTTGCCGCATACTGATGAGCGCGTGCTGCCTGCTGATGGCCGGCTGTTCTTCATCAGCGTTACCGGGACAGGCGCACAGCAGTGAAGAACAACTACCGCAGCAGCAGGTCGCTGATTTCCTCTCGACCGACTGTGCGGACGTCTGGGCCTTGCATGGCGAGGTTACGGAAAAAAATCCGCTTTACTGGTTGCGCGGCATGGACTGCGCCCAGCGCCTGTCGCCGGAGCTGCTGCGCAGCGAAGCCCGCGCGCACGATGAAGAGCGCTGGCAGGATGCCTTCCGCCGCGGCATTTTGCTCGCGAATGCCAAAATCACCCCCGTCGAGCGCCGGGAGATGATGGCTCGTCTGGATACCTTCAGCCCGCAGATGCCGGCCCAGGTGCGGCCGCTGTACCAGCTCTGGCGCGACGGCCAGGCGCTGCAGCTGCAGCTGTCGGATGAGCGCTCACGCTACAGCAAGCTCCAGCAGTCAACGGACGGCGAACTGGACACGTTGCGCCAGCAGCAGCAGCACCTGCGCAACCAGCTCGATCTGACCACCCGCAAGCTGGAAAGCCTGACGGACATAGAACGCCAGCTCTCCAGCCGTAAGCCGTCCAGCAGCCATACCGCCTCTGAGGCAGGTCAGGCCGCATCCGCCGACGAGGTGAAGCCATGA
- the glrR gene encoding two-component system response regulator GlrR, whose product MGRKPAHLLLVDDDPGLLKLLGLRLASEGFTVATAESGHEGLRVLAREKVDLVISDLRMDEMDGLQLFAEIQKRQPGMPVIILTAHGSIPDAVAATQQGVFSFLTKPVDKDALYKAIDEALAHTAAATDDRWRESIVTRSPVMLRVLEQARMVSQSDVSVLIHGQSGTGKEIFAQAIHNASPRHSSPFIAINCGALPEQLLESELFGHSRGAFTGAVSSREGLFQAAEGGTLFLDEIGDMPLSLQVKLLRVLQERKVRPLGSNRDIDINVRIISATHRDLPKAMARGEFREDLFYRLNVVSLKIPSLAERTEDIPLLANHLLRQASDRHKPFVRAFSTDAMKRLMTASWPGNVRQLVNVIEQCVALTTSPVISDALVEQALEGENTALPTFVDARNQFELNYLRKLLQITRGNVTHAARMAGRNRTEFYKLLSRHELDANDFKE is encoded by the coding sequence ATCGGACGCAAGCCCGCGCATCTGCTGCTGGTGGATGACGACCCCGGCCTGCTTAAGCTCCTCGGCCTGCGCCTGGCCAGCGAAGGGTTCACCGTGGCGACGGCGGAAAGCGGCCATGAGGGCCTGCGCGTCCTGGCGCGGGAAAAGGTCGACCTGGTGATAAGCGATCTGCGGATGGACGAGATGGACGGCCTGCAGCTGTTCGCCGAGATCCAGAAGCGGCAGCCGGGAATGCCGGTGATCATTCTGACCGCCCATGGATCGATTCCCGACGCGGTCGCCGCGACGCAGCAGGGCGTGTTCAGCTTTCTGACCAAACCCGTTGATAAAGATGCGCTGTATAAGGCCATCGACGAGGCGCTGGCGCATACGGCGGCGGCGACGGACGATCGCTGGCGCGAGTCGATTGTCACCCGCAGCCCCGTTATGCTGCGGGTGCTGGAGCAGGCGAGAATGGTGTCGCAATCGGACGTCAGCGTCCTGATCCACGGCCAGAGCGGCACCGGGAAGGAGATTTTCGCGCAGGCCATCCATAACGCCAGCCCGCGTCATTCGTCGCCTTTTATCGCCATTAACTGCGGCGCGCTGCCGGAACAGCTGCTGGAGTCCGAACTGTTTGGCCACTCTCGCGGCGCGTTTACCGGCGCGGTCAGCAGCCGGGAAGGGCTGTTTCAGGCCGCGGAGGGCGGCACGCTGTTTCTGGATGAGATCGGCGATATGCCCCTGTCGCTGCAGGTGAAGCTGCTGCGCGTACTGCAGGAGCGCAAGGTGCGCCCGCTGGGCAGTAACCGCGATATCGACATTAACGTGCGCATCATTTCCGCCACCCACCGGGATTTGCCGAAAGCGATGGCGCGCGGCGAATTTCGCGAAGATCTCTTCTATCGCCTGAACGTGGTCAGCCTGAAGATCCCCTCGCTTGCCGAGCGTACCGAAGATATTCCGCTGCTGGCGAACCACCTGCTGCGGCAGGCCTCCGATCGGCACAAGCCGTTCGTGCGCGCGTTTTCCACCGATGCCATGAAGCGGCTGATGACCGCAAGCTGGCCGGGCAACGTGCGCCAGCTGGTAAACGTTATCGAACAGTGCGTGGCGCTGACCACCTCGCCGGTGATTAGCGATGCGCTGGTGGAACAGGCGCTGGAAGGGGAGAACACGGCGCTGCCGACCTTCGTTGACGCCCGCAACCAATTTGAGCTGAACTACCTGCGTAAGCTTTTGCAGATAACCCGCGGCAACGTCACCCACGCCGCGCGCATGGCCGGGCGCAACCGCACCGAGTTTTACAAGCTGCTGTCGCGCCATGAGCTGGATGCGAATGATTTTAAAGAGTAG
- the glnB gene encoding nitrogen regulatory protein P-II gives MKKIDAIIKPFKLDDVREALAEVGITGMTVTEVKGFGRQKGHTELYRGAEYMVDFLPKVKIEIVVSDDIVDTCVDTIIRTAQTGKIGDGKIFVFDVARVIRIRTGEEDDAAI, from the coding sequence ATGAAAAAGATTGATGCGATTATTAAACCCTTCAAACTCGATGATGTGCGTGAAGCGCTGGCGGAAGTCGGCATCACCGGGATGACGGTAACGGAAGTGAAAGGTTTTGGCCGTCAGAAAGGCCACACCGAGCTGTATCGCGGTGCGGAATACATGGTGGATTTTCTGCCGAAGGTGAAGATTGAAATCGTGGTTTCCGACGATATCGTGGATACCTGCGTGGATACCATCATCCGTACGGCGCAGACGGGTAAAATCGGCGACGGTAAGATTTTTGTGTTCGACGTGGCGCGCGTGATTCGTATCCGTACCGGCGAAGAAGACGACGCGGCAATTTGA